The Prevotella herbatica genome contains the following window.
CGGTCGTCTTGCGGATGTTGCTCCTTCTCTTCTTCATATAATGGGAATGGAACAGCCTTCAGATATGACTGGTGAAAATCTTATTTCTGACAATAAGTAATTGTTATTATGGATGTAAAGATTGAAGAAAGTTGGAGAAAGTATCTTGGTGAAGAGTTTGACAAGCAGTATTTTGTTAATCTCACATCAATGGTACGTGATGAATATCTGCATGGAGAATGTTATCCTCCTGGACATTTGATATTCAATGCCTTCAATCTTTGCCCATTCGATAAAGTGAAGGTGGTGATAATAGGTCAGGATCCATATCATGAACCTGGTCAGGCTATGGGATTGAGCTTTTCTGTTCCTGATGGCGTTGTTATGCCACCTTCACTTATTAATATTTTTAAGGAGATCCAGATGGACCTAGGAAAGCCTATGCCGAAAACTGGAGATCTGACAAGATGGGTGGACCAAGGAGTGTTGCTGCTTAATGCAACGCTGACTGTAAAAGCTCACATGGCGAATAGTCATCAGCGACTTGGCTGGACGGAATTTACTGATGCGGCTATAAAGGCTCTTAGCGACAATCGTGAAGGATTGGTGTTTATGCTTTGGGGTGGTTTTGCTCGTGGAAAGAAATATCTTATTGATAATAGCAAACATTTTGTATTGGAATGTGTGCATCCGTCTCCACTATCAGCCAATCGTGGTGGATGGTTTGGTAACCATCAGTTTTCAAAATGTAATGAATATCTAGTAAGTAGGGGAGAGACTCCTGTGGAATGGTGATATTCGCAAATATTCGGATAACGGTTTAAATCTATGGATGATTTACATATAGTTCAGGTGGGAAACGTATTGGTTTCTCCCGATATATTCACAGAAAATTTTTGTTGTGATCTTGATAAGTGTAAAGGTCAATGCTGTGTTGAAGGAGATGCTGGTGCCCCAGTTACTCTTGATGAGATAGGGGGGATTGAGGATTCGCTAGACACAGTGTGGAAAGACATGAGCGCATCTGCCCAAGCTATTGTGGACAAGCAAGGAGTTGCGTATGTTGACCAGGAAGGAGACTTGGTGACGAGTATCGTAAATGGAAAGGATTGTGTTTTTACTTGCTATGAGAACG
Protein-coding sequences here:
- a CDS encoding DUF3109 family protein: MDDLHIVQVGNVLVSPDIFTENFCCDLDKCKGQCCVEGDAGAPVTLDEIGGIEDSLDTVWKDMSASAQAIVDKQGVAYVDQEGDLVTSIVNGKDCVFTCYENGCCLCALERAYRAKKTDFVKPISCALYPIRVKEFKNGTVGINYNRWDVCKDAVVKGRELNLPVYKFLEGPLTRRFGAEWYAELCEVAEQLKKM
- the ung gene encoding uracil-DNA glycosylase — translated: MDVKIEESWRKYLGEEFDKQYFVNLTSMVRDEYLHGECYPPGHLIFNAFNLCPFDKVKVVIIGQDPYHEPGQAMGLSFSVPDGVVMPPSLINIFKEIQMDLGKPMPKTGDLTRWVDQGVLLLNATLTVKAHMANSHQRLGWTEFTDAAIKALSDNREGLVFMLWGGFARGKKYLIDNSKHFVLECVHPSPLSANRGGWFGNHQFSKCNEYLVSRGETPVEW